In Corylus avellana chromosome ca8, CavTom2PMs-1.0, the genomic stretch ACACCACCCATGGGTTAGTACAAGAGGCTACCAAACATGTCATAGATTCTTTTTGGAGGGAAGAAATTCCACCAAATATCTGTAGTATTATAAGGAGAGAGAAATTTATTCATCTCCATTAATAAACTGTTACCAAGgtttttttgctttgattattCATATTCAAATATCTATATatgaataaatttattcatattcatatatctatatatatatatatatatatatatatatatatagatatatgattaTCCTGCTCGTGcccaattatatatatgaatccaGTAAATAGGCAATGATGTGTTACGTGGGCTTAGTTTTCTCCATCCAAGCTGTCAATTATAAAGTTGTAATCATATTTGTTGACTAATCCCAAAGAGTTTGAAGAAAATACAAATGAGTGATTCCTACCTTTTGTGTTAAAAATGAGAAGTGCCTATTTGCTTTGCATTCTTTTCCACAAGACTTGTAATCTTTTTGACCATCAATCCCCTTACTGTGCCCTTTTCTTTGTTGTGTTGTAGTTGTTGGGTTGTTCCCCTCTACTTATCCCTCCTTTTGCTTTGACCAATCAAAGGCAgattttatctttatcttttttttttctttcctcttttttttttttttttttttctctggggGGGTGGGTTTCATCAGCATATTTTCAGAGTAATTCCTGGGAAAGTTTGGTTTTTTTAACTGCTGCAATCCGTGGGGCATTTCACCAACTCATGCACCAAAATATAATCAACTTGAAAGTACTGTTCTCTGCCATTGTCCCCTCCAATTGCGCCATATAAATGGGAAGCATATGAACTACAGTTTACCTAGATCAAACAAAACAATGCTTCTTGTGGGTGACGTCTTTTCCAGTCTCTTGAACACATTTATAAATCTATTCGGTGCCTACATGCCCAATCATGTGTCCGAGCATATAATTGTTGACACTAAAAGAAAGCCTTGCTTTCGGGCAGAATAATTTCTGCTGCTTTCTCATTGACTTTAAAATAGagaagagttacaattgtagtTGATCACATCAAGCTAACAATCTAATCTTGATGTGATCAGATAATAAATTATGAGAATTAATATAAAAGGGTGACTAATTACAAAAGAGAATTATCCACAAGAGGTTTGATAGAATTGATCTGTTTGCATTTAATAACAATACCATAAGTAGGAGTTTCTGTAGAATTAGATAACTCATAGCCTCTTTGGTTCGGAGGAGCAACCAGAGAGGCTCGTCTGCAATATCGTCTATATGAGATTGTAGACAAGAGCAGAGAGGCTTGTCTAGACGAGAAGATCACTGAGAGTCACAGAGAGGCTCGTCTGCAATCCCGTccagacgagattgcagacgtgCGATATGCTGCTGATTGACTTGGCACTTTTGCTATGTAATGTTATAATGCTCTTCCTTAACAGACACGACTCATGaattcaacataaaattagtgaaTTATGATTAAAAGGTATGACTCGATTTATTAGAAAGATCAGATAAAGGATCTATAAAGCCTTATATTCATACTTGGACACAGACTGACAAGTTTTTATAAACCTGTAAACTCAATACGAACTAAACATAAAATTAGCGGATTAAGGTCGAAGAGTgttaactatttaattaaattagtcgaaataacttatatagtcATATATTTATGTCTCCGAACTCAACGCACAAATTGCCGATCCTATATTGTTTAGGCTACTGCACATTAGGAAATGAAAAATTTGGAGAATCATGATCTTAGAACCAAAATGGTacttatattttcttattaactcCAAGTACAATAATTGAATTGAACTAATTCCAACTTtaattggtgattttttttttcctgcttttcCGGCAATGAGGTCCTCATTGTCGTCTTATCATTTAAGTACACACAAGGGTCAAGAATTGCAATCGAGATAACACGTGCATGCAAGCGGTGGCACACGTGGGAAAACCTCACACTTATGCGGCTTTAAAGTTGTTTTAGGCATCCACACCAGGACATGGAATAGCTTTTGCATCCAAAATCTCTTTGGATTACAGCAAATGGAACTAGAAAAgctaaagaaatttttaaacCATTACCCCTTTAGCAGAAATGGGAGACAAGTCGTGAGTAATTATGAACATAAATCCTAAAGTATGGAAACTAAAGCTTTCAGCAAAGAATCTCTACCACCCTTTTTTGAATAATGGAGTGGAATGTTTGCTGCCTTTGAGGAAAGCTCAGATGAGCAAAAGGGAATTTGCAATGATGGTGTAATGCAGATTGAGGAACAGATTGGGggatataaagaaaaatagcgTGGTCAAAGCAAGCTCCTTTGCATTATTGGGAAACATTTGAGCTGGTTTTGTACTTAGCATGACTTAGAAAAGTAGAAAAAAGCAAATTCAATAATGTAAAATGGCCACTTCTATATTGCAAAACATCATTTCattgaatttaatcattagACCCCCTTAATTCTTCCCTCCATTTTGCAAAATCTTTCATTCCAATATGAACCAAAGAAAGGCTCAcagttttgaaaaaagttttcttACACTTGAGAGGCCAGAGACAGATAGTTGGCCCGCACCCTTTGTCTTTTCATTAATGCCTAATTTCCTCCACTAGCACTTTTGAAAGACAAATCAAAATCTTCTTACTTCACCCTCTTTTTCCTTTCCTCCACCAGCAAACAccattttcctccttttttaCTTGTGCATGCAAAACTTTACACATCTAAACAAACGCATGAAGCATTTTTTTAGGTATCAGTCCATGCAGCAAAAACTGGCAAGTGAGACATGGAGATGGCAGCAGGCCTCAACTGAGCTGTTGGGAACCAAGAACTAGCTAGTGGGGGCTTGGCAAAAAGCATTGAGGAGCCAGTTTTATCAGGGCTGACCTCTCTTGAGCTGCTCAAACTGGTCACTAGTGAGGATGGATTTGAAAAGTGGGTTCCGAGTTTGCCCGAGTCGTCGACCATCGACTGGCTCGGGTTCACTAAATCAATGCCAATCAGATCCTGCAGGGCCATTGAGAAAGAGGGACTTCGATAATTAGATTTCTGATGATCAAGTGATGACTCAACACAGGCGTTTGGTGTTTGTTGGGGCTGGTACAAAGCCATCTTCCAATCTGAGCCATTCCCATTGCTGTTATTCTCAGGTTGATTGGCTTCTCCAACGTTCTGCAATGGCGGGTTATAATCGATGGCTTCAGTTCTTGAGTCTGCATCTTTGTTTCGCCTAGCCAGCTCCCCAGCAAGCAGAGTGTTGCTGGCCATGATCCTCTCAACATCATATCTGGTGATGTCAAAGTTGGTGACAGCATTTACACCTCGAAACTTTATGGCAGCTATGTCATAAGCTTCGGCTGCTTCCTCTTGGGTGCCTGAAATTTAGTTTTGAGGAAGAGAATTATAAAACTACATTTCCAAGAGCTTAAAATGTAGCAAATCGTTTGTTTCTCTTTATTATCTCCTCTGAGAGGAACAGCCTTAAAAAAAGTGCTTTATTACAGTCTCAAAGTATAGCAATTCAGCCTTATAAAAGCATAACTATTCACTAGTAGCTGGAAAGAGAGACAGCAAGCAGAGGTGTCATAAAAAtcaactttcaaatttctccaAACACTACTATACCCAAAGGACTTCCAAATCAATAGTTTATTTTGAACATCAAagataaataattgaaaaaatactttaaaaaaaaaaaacgcataaACTTACTGAATGTCCCGAGATAAAGGTCCTTGTTCCCTGCAACTCTGCCAATCCGAGCTTGCCATCTCCCATGCTGGTGATGCCTGCAAAAGAACAAATACTtagaaacacaacaaaaaattcGAGAGAACTAGCTGGAATGAACTATTTCTCCTATACAAAGACAAACACCTTGTGACCCCTCGGTACATTGAAGCCCCCCTTGAAAACCCACTGCTTTTCCTgcaaaggaaaggaaaatactTGAGTATCATCCAGAGTACAAAAGGCAGCACAGGCAACAGAATAGAACAATAACTCGGAATTTTACCTCCTCAAGTGAGCAACAAATTCCTGCCGGCTCATCTTCTTCATATCCTCCAGTTCTACTTGATAGTTTTCTAACTGTGAAAAGGCCAAATGAAGGGGATTTTAGTAACCGAAAAACAAGATAACAAAGACAGACATCTGGGTCGAATCATACCGGGAAGTTAATATGGGTTGAAGGACCCCAGTACTTGAGAGCCGCAAGATCATAAGCTCTTGCAGCTTTCTCTTCCATATCATAACCCCCTGAAGTTCAAAtgtcaaattgatttaattaataaagtAACAAGATTATTCATGATAACATAAtgattattttggtttttaaggtGGAAAAAGAAGCTTACCCAGATAAACTGAAATAATCATCATTCGATAGAAATGGCATCCACACGGGTCATGAACAACAAAGCAAAAGTCAGATATGAACCAAGAAAACAAATGCAGTGAAtagggaatgcttccaaacaaaTACTGTGAATggctttttttttgtagttttgttttattttactcaCCTTGTCTTCCTTTCCTGGTTTGCCCTTCCTTCTTGCAACTGTTATCCCATAGATGGGCCTCATATCTACCAGTCCATCTGTGCCTGTTGGAGATGAATTTGAAAAGGGTTTAATTGAACAACATTAAGAAGggaaattacaacaaaaaacaatttaatttagATAAATAGAGGAAAAACAAACGTACTAATGATtaaaaatctcacaaaaaaGGAAAGTATTAACGAACCTTGTAACACCTCTATACTGTGACGTTCTCTGACCAAATGTGTCAATGGACTTCCTATGAACAGGCTGCTTTTGGGCAACTTTTCCGAGACCTCTCTTCTTTGTTTCCATGGCAAGACATTCGGTTCCAGTAGGCGAGATCTGCCTGGTGGCTGTAACACAGCTAGACTGAGAGCCAGGGCTCATTGACAAGCTTAGAGACTGTAAATCCCCACAACCCACTGTACCAACAGACCCAGAAGTTCCACCATCATCAACCATGTTGCCGCCATTCATCTGCTGCTCCAAAGCATGATGATGGGAAGAGTACTGCCTAGCCACCCAGTTTTTCAGTGAAGGTATCCCATCCTCAGCGATTTGGGAACTACAATCTGCAATATGGGTCTCCTTAGACTCCTCCAACGGTGTTTGATAAATGTCATGACAAGAAAGTCCAGCATAATATAGGTGGCTTTGAACTGAAATCTGCTCCCTGCTGTTCTCAGCCTCAGCATTTTGGTTGTAATAGATGCTATCTAAGCTAAGAGCCATTGCTTCCCTTTCATGGCTTCCATACTCGTGGCTTCCCATACTTGCACCACCCAGAAAGTCCTCCAATTTCGGAGAGGAACTTGACACCATCCCTTCACAAACAAAAGATGAGCGTAGAAGAAGTTCAGAGTCTAAAGAATGAAGAAGGAAgataaataagaaaagaaaaaaaattattaagcgCACCTTCTGGTTGTGATCTACTGAGAGCTTCCATAATACAAAGAGACCCATCTGACTTGAGTGGCATAACACTCAAGGGAGAGTGGTAACCGCCATTTTCTCCAACCACATAGCAGATTCCAGAGGTGTTGAGTTGAGGAGAAAGGTAGAAGCTGGCGGGAACAGCAGAAGAAACAGGCTGGGGTTGATGATGATGGTACTGATGCTGAGCGTCAGAAGTAACCTCCATTTTCATGTGGGGCGAGAGAGAGAAGCCCAACCAGTTATTATTATTGCTCCCGTTATTATCATTCATggacttcatcttcttcctctctctcctccttttttCACTCCCCCAAAGGCTCTTCTTACTAGTATCTCCTGCAGCAACGCAACTCTCAATGATTGGGAAGCAAATAAACTAATGATAGCAAAATCTCTTGCCCTCCCTTCCTCTGAAAActttggtgtttgttttttttttttgttctctagCTACAGGACTCAATGCAAAGAGttcttcattctctctctctctctaaatagaAGAACAAAACTGGTCTctttaaactaaacaaaaagaaGGAATATTAGCAAACGATGCTGGGAAGCACCCCTGCATTCCATAGGGATCTGTGTATATGAGAAAGCCCACCCCCCTTCACGTCTTTTGCTTTTCCCCTCTCCCCCTCACCCCCCCTCTCTGCCTTTTTCTTAAACCCTACAAAAAACCCAGATCCAATAATGTAACACCAAAACCCATCTCCATCTCATAAAACCCTGTCAATTGCACCCTTAATATCTCCTCGTTATActcaaaaacccagaaaattaTCTACTTCCttcttcccttctctctctctctctctcttaaaggACATCTCACATTAGACAGTTGAATCTAGTGGATCAAGAATGGCCAATAGGGTGTGCTTTTATTTTTACAGTCACAGGTCCTTAACATAGATTTGACGAGCCGGACATCTGCCCATCCAGTCACTTCATACAGTACACCCTTCTGTGCCAATCTGCCACTCAAATGGCCTCCaatattattaatcttttttttttttttagttgagcTTCAAACTTAAATACTGCTCCAATTTGGTTTCCAGCTTTCAATTTCATATACCAGCAACGACAAACTAGAGTCACGGCCCACTGCGACTTTAAATGGGTCACAGCCCATCATCCAACGTCCACTGGGGAAAAACACGATGTGTTTGTGTGTGGGTCACCTCACCTGACCTCTGCTGACCTTGAGCTTTAATTTTTCTGACAGTGGGCTGTGACTGTCATCTAATACAAAAGCATCAATGCAGTAATAAATTTTATGAAGGCCACGACCTTTTCCGAATTTTAATTCTTTCATGTACAATCCTCTAAACTTGgctttttcttgattttaagaaaacaattcTTTCTGGGTCATCTTGCAAAATAAATTATGTATCCTcctttccaaaacaaaaaacagggGTACTATTGCAAATCTTGCATTTCCTATTTGGACTGCAGGGCCACTTTAGCTAGCAGGTTCATATtccacccttttttttcttttttttttttctccaagtgCCACTGACCCCGTGTGATTGCCCATTTTAGGagtatcattaatttaattgTTCATTTTAGTTTGATTTTCACAAGATTATTccaattatatttttgcttCCAGAGTacgtagaaaaataaaaaataaaaaaaaaggtcaaatcCGAGCGAGGGGCACAAGATTCACGAGAATGTGGCAGAAAACAGCAAAGAAAGGCAGACccacaagagaaagagagagaaagagaaatggtttattaaaaaataaaacatattttgagaggtgaaataaataagaatttCCGTAGGAGGGTCCTTGCCCGTTATGGTGGGTGAGAGAATTACTACAGTCAAAGGGAGAGAGCCGCCCTTCTTTTGACGGACATTTTTGTGACACCGCTGACACGAATAAGTTTATCTCGTAATTAGTATTGCTTTAGGGGTCAAAATAAGATTCACCGACAATTtgctgttgtttttttttaaaaaaaaaaattaatttttaactaattttttttttaaaaaaaaattatctactTTTAAAGGTATTTGTGTCCATATTTAAACTATTcactttaaatattatttatttttcaaaacaattacaTTTTTACAtatggacaaaatttttttctaaattggattggaagaatttttttcaacatactctataaaagtgacatatgttccttgaacatgtgagatacatATGTTTCTTTAATAGTAGAGACAAAATTAtaatacattttattaaaaaatcatgtgcatctcacatgttattaaaaaaattgacatatttcacttttataaacaaggttgaagaaaatttttcctacccaatttagaaaaaaactttatcGTTAACATTATGTGCGTATCTTATCAagagtcaattttttttgtttttttctttttaggctTTTGAGCTTTCATGCTCATTAACTTTTGGACTAAAATAGCTAGCCATATATCACTTAAATTTGTGTTTGACCAGCTAAAATTACATTTGGTTAGACATGCTCATTGACATTAGACTAGCAAATACTATTTTAAGCTAAAATTTGGCTAAAACTCATAAAATCATTCACACATTGGACTCTCAAAGGCTAGAATAATTTTCTAGTTTTtactctctctctattttaattttaaaatagagagatgaggagaagagagagagagagaaaaagattagttaaaattaaatataaaaatattattttaatggaGTAGAGAAATACTTAATTAAAGAGTGAAATGTacagtatttttaaaaaaatgggtacttaaaattgaaaaaaaaaaaaaagtttttgactaAAATTTGGCAAGTCAAATGCTAGTTCTCTAACAATAGAACTATGTATTATAACACGTAAAATTTAAGGTAAGGGATGATCAAGTTACAACAAAACACACAATATTACGTTCATTAATTAACATGTTTTCGgatgtgttttttatttgaagaaaaaaaaatcacgatgcattgggttttgaaaagtgttttatattttgaattattcgTTAATATGTATTtcttaagattttaaaaaaataaataaataatcaataggGTGTGATCAGCAATATAAACTATTAAGAGGGTGAGGTTTTAAAAGAATGAACTAGTCAAAATCTCATTAGCCCTAAAGAGTGTGGAATGATGTTTTGTTGgtgttttatttaataataagtaaaatggataaagaagaagagagacCCAGAAGGCCATTTGCTTTATTTAAGGGGAAGGGGATATAGTCAACAACTGCTTCCAGACAAAAAGCGGGTGGTGGGTCTCCCATAAACTTGTAATATTCCAGGAATGATGAGCAAAGGGCCCCCGAAAACAAAGCTTTTGGtggaaaatgcattttattttCTATCCTACAATAGTACCTCATTTTCACTTTATAAATGTTCTGCATACGTATGCATGTTTGTGTGGATgctgttctttttctttccttaattaattcacatgtttttttttttttataattttttattaatggaatTGTTTTGTTATTGATCATGTAAGTGTAACTTTTAGGCTAtggtatatgtttttattaactTGTATAATTTGGAAAAGAAATGAACTATTTTATtaactgcaaaaaaaaaaaaaaaaaaacactagttAAATCAACATCATATatgtctcaatattttgttaATGGCTAGTGCAGACTGTACTTGTCCCATGTATATTATTTACATAGgaatttttgtgctttttgcTATTCCTTTTTCCTTTATCCTATATTGGCAGGGAGTTCCAAAAATAATTGCTAGGGTTTTGCTGTCTTGTAACTTGTTCGTGGGTTTCTTTTTGTGAGTGGGAATGTTGCATGCAGATGTGCATGGAAGCTAGTCTTCATGGAGACAGATTTTCAAACGTGAATCATGGTGTTTTGAACCTTGAATTTCGGAGGGAAAAAGAAGTACCAGGGAGAGCGTGTGGGTGCAAAgagttgggattttttttttccctttaaattatGTAGCAATGATGAGTGAATCCATCATCACTAGCAGAGAGATCactaagttttcttttttctttttcttttcttc encodes the following:
- the LOC132189950 gene encoding AP2-like ethylene-responsive transcription factor ANT; the protein is MKSMNDNNGSNNNNWLGFSLSPHMKMEVTSDAQHQYHHHQPQPVSSAVPASFYLSPQLNTSGICYVVGENGGYHSPLSVMPLKSDGSLCIMEALSRSQPEGMVSSSSPKLEDFLGGASMGSHEYGSHEREAMALSLDSIYYNQNAEAENSREQISVQSHLYYAGLSCHDIYQTPLEESKETHIADCSSQIAEDGIPSLKNWVARQYSSHHHALEQQMNGGNMVDDGGTSGSVGTVGCGDLQSLSLSMSPGSQSSCVTATRQISPTGTECLAMETKKRGLGKVAQKQPVHRKSIDTFGQRTSQYRGVTRHRWTGRYEAHLWDNSCKKEGQTRKGRQVYLGGYDMEEKAARAYDLAALKYWGPSTHINFPLENYQVELEDMKKMSRQEFVAHLRRKSSGFSRGASMYRGVTRHHQHGRWQARIGRVAGNKDLYLGTFSTQEEAAEAYDIAAIKFRGVNAVTNFDITRYDVERIMASNTLLAGELARRNKDADSRTEAIDYNPPLQNVGEANQPENNSNGNGSDWKMALYQPQQTPNACVESSLDHQKSNYRSPSFSMALQDLIGIDLVNPSQSMVDDSGKLGTHFSNPSSLVTSLSSSREVSPDKTGSSMLFAKPPLASSWFPTAQLRPAAISMSHLPVFAAWTDT